In Paenibacillus sp. FSL R7-0345, a single window of DNA contains:
- a CDS encoding DUF2087 domain-containing protein, whose amino-acid sequence MEPKLTFDLDRLLLNGNQIKKITRNIFKEQKVKIFYAIKANSDEPVLSSVFKQGIGAEVLSLRELELVPNHVEVIVNGHSKGTALIEAALKRESCTFMVESVEELRRIEEYIKLAGISIKPNIGVRVSVSDKARIGLPLTDLHLLDEWIKPESTLRINTLHLHAGWNVKEDEKVHEMLNRMNIMHEYIQKKGGRITCWNFGGSFAEASSYPQQLQKRLQLYHRLLPENVSEVYFEPGRYLVGDCGKLEAQVIEVRSNQTIINSATYGYMLSGATAKLKYVLKGEKNEKSLLLNDAESENQTVLSGIWPSENDCLNVSYSGRSLEIGDTIYFENMGAYLASSMRSLSDEELLTYQYQSKLINLWQNADDMQQSLLLRFWCFNIRQFKTLPKKLIELEKILQLISLEFQPGTLYTENEVNEVLLQYNLDFCTLRRDLVEQKFLHRQEGAKVVYERIV is encoded by the coding sequence ATGGAACCCAAGTTAACCTTTGATTTAGATAGGTTGTTATTAAACGGCAATCAAATAAAGAAGATTACCCGTAATATATTTAAGGAGCAAAAAGTAAAAATATTTTATGCTATTAAAGCCAATTCAGATGAGCCGGTTCTTTCTTCTGTATTTAAACAAGGTATAGGAGCAGAGGTTCTTTCACTGAGAGAACTAGAATTAGTTCCAAACCATGTTGAAGTAATTGTAAACGGTCATTCAAAAGGCACGGCACTTATTGAAGCTGCATTAAAAAGAGAGTCCTGTACTTTTATGGTTGAAAGTGTAGAGGAACTTAGGCGAATTGAAGAGTATATAAAGCTTGCTGGAATATCTATAAAACCTAATATTGGAGTTCGAGTATCCGTTTCAGACAAAGCTAGAATCGGGTTACCATTAACGGATTTGCATTTATTAGATGAATGGATCAAACCAGAGTCTACCCTTCGGATTAACACTCTTCATTTGCATGCTGGATGGAATGTAAAAGAAGACGAAAAGGTTCATGAGATGCTGAATCGGATGAACATTATGCATGAATATATCCAGAAGAAGGGTGGCAGGATTACATGCTGGAATTTTGGAGGATCATTTGCTGAGGCTTCAAGTTACCCGCAACAGTTGCAGAAAAGACTCCAGCTCTATCACCGACTTCTTCCCGAGAATGTATCAGAAGTGTATTTTGAGCCAGGCAGATATTTAGTAGGAGATTGCGGTAAATTAGAAGCGCAAGTGATTGAAGTGAGAAGTAATCAGACCATTATTAATTCAGCTACATATGGATATATGCTTTCAGGTGCTACGGCTAAGTTGAAATATGTACTAAAAGGAGAAAAAAATGAAAAAAGTTTGTTGTTAAATGATGCTGAGTCTGAAAACCAAACAGTATTATCTGGAATTTGGCCAAGTGAAAATGATTGCTTAAATGTTAGTTATTCCGGGCGTTCTTTGGAAATTGGAGACACCATTTATTTTGAGAATATGGGGGCTTATCTTGCCAGCTCTATGCGCTCTCTAAGTGATGAAGAATTGCTCACATACCAATACCAAAGTAAGCTCATAAATCTCTGGCAGAATGCAGACGATATGCAGCAATCTTTATTGCTTCGCTTCTGGTGCTTCAACATCAGGCAATTTAAAACACTTCCCAAAAAATTAATTGAGTTAGAAAAAATATTACAGTTAATTTCTTTGGAATTTCAACCAGGGACTTTGTACACGGAGAATGAGGTGAATGAAGTTTTACTCCAATACAATCTTGATTTTTGTACGTTAAGACGTGATCTGGTTGAGCAAAAATTCCTTCATAGACAGGAAGGAGCGAAAGTAGTCTATGAAAGAATCGTGTAA
- a CDS encoding radical SAM protein: MHPYLKNNVVLVEGPKAFGVYDLNEGRFHRINKVAGSILEGLQGTKALNTYSDNEINFLLTAKEKKLIEFQDEERYREQTKLQDVTRSFRPIRFAWIEVTSMCNQKCLHCFLGNDLNRYTHQAKEKIFEHIDTLVEAGVSQIVISGGEPLLHPNIEEILLYAARSPISVTLLTNGTSPKALSIATLLAGLSINVKIPLLGWKESHDQMTALRGSFRKAIKTIHHYIRSGVAIELGTTVTSLNINDIAKIRKYANRVRLALEVSPIFATGCAKDNKEILLAHSQKTFTQVCREDKKKAVVNLREFPAPKRFIQPKQPTDYQSVDLRNFLTDCHECGQKITAITSSGEVTPCLLLRGPAFSMGNVNEHPLADLLTPKFPSRKEFDDKLKLSNVIDCDKCEARFVCKAGGCPATSQALKGTIHVKNPLYSKCFYLDEDKDLKQEKILEIVKG, translated from the coding sequence ATGCATCCATACTTGAAGAATAATGTCGTGCTCGTTGAAGGGCCTAAAGCCTTCGGTGTTTATGATCTGAACGAAGGACGTTTTCATCGTATTAATAAAGTTGCTGGTTCTATCCTTGAAGGGCTTCAAGGAACAAAGGCTTTGAATACATATTCTGATAATGAAATAAACTTTTTGCTGACAGCTAAGGAAAAAAAACTAATTGAATTTCAAGATGAGGAACGCTACCGGGAACAAACAAAGCTGCAGGACGTCACCCGTTCATTCCGGCCAATACGATTTGCATGGATTGAAGTGACGTCAATGTGTAATCAAAAATGCCTGCATTGTTTTTTAGGAAATGATTTAAATCGTTATACACATCAAGCTAAAGAAAAGATATTCGAGCATATCGATACACTTGTTGAAGCGGGAGTGTCCCAAATTGTAATTAGTGGTGGGGAACCTTTACTTCATCCAAATATAGAAGAAATATTATTGTATGCCGCAAGATCACCTATTTCAGTTACTTTGCTTACCAATGGCACAAGCCCAAAAGCGCTTTCCATTGCTACGCTGTTAGCGGGTTTAAGCATAAATGTTAAAATCCCTTTACTAGGATGGAAAGAAAGTCATGATCAAATGACTGCTTTACGAGGCAGTTTTAGAAAGGCTATTAAAACGATTCATCATTATATACGTTCGGGAGTAGCGATCGAGCTAGGAACGACGGTTACCTCGCTTAACATAAATGATATCGCGAAAATTCGGAAATATGCGAATCGGGTACGATTGGCTTTAGAGGTGAGTCCTATTTTTGCTACTGGATGTGCTAAAGATAATAAGGAAATATTGTTAGCCCATTCTCAAAAAACATTTACTCAGGTATGCCGAGAAGACAAAAAGAAAGCCGTTGTTAACCTGAGAGAATTCCCTGCGCCTAAACGATTCATTCAGCCTAAGCAACCAACGGATTATCAATCAGTGGACTTAAGGAATTTCCTTACTGATTGTCATGAGTGTGGTCAGAAAATCACAGCAATAACGTCGAGTGGAGAAGTTACGCCTTGTCTGCTTCTCAGAGGCCCAGCATTTTCAATGGGCAATGTGAATGAGCATCCTTTAGCTGATCTACTCACCCCTAAGTTTCCCTCCCGTAAAGAATTTGACGATAAATTGAAGCTTTCTAATGTTATTGACTGCGATAAATGCGAAGCACGTTTTGTATGTAAAGCAGGAGGATGTCCGGCTACTTCACAAGCCTTAAAAGGAACAATACACGTTAAAAATCCGTTATACAGTAAGTGTTTTTATCTGGATGAGGATAAAGATTTAAAACAAGAGAAAATACTAGAGATTGTTAAGGGTTGA
- a CDS encoding DNRLRE domain-containing protein — translation MLIQLFSGTVFASDNRSLDLPPVETIQVPESPVPSTDPSLLEPVSTLDKAQPDDPVSVTEIVYQRTPVPGKPSPSLELKDKRTSNTKTYQLSEDTYETLISTEALHYQDRSGDWQDISLLLTDEEDIVEQLNEPLSKDALPELQLPLTTDSAARSSVNRNAASLPQDAYRALQVPFDIKINKQFTKGYTIGKGDDRLSFVPVGANASKAEPLVSEDGSSVIRYVSAWESTYVDLQLIPDGVKETIVLTSSSAPATFSYEVTSGIDENLIQGDLRIEPAWLIDDAGVFRDVPQTVRTEGGRTYLDLKPDLSHLTYPVRIDPTVVLRSTNNQTKDTTINAYEPNRNYDDAARLYTGKDVNGNHFRSLVQFDLSQIPEGEYRVIDAYLTLYQTAENEYNNNTKVNLQRITNVWEENTVTWNTQPGYAANAEGEPYATSAVVGEGAQAFYIKELAEEWLNGLHPNYGVELHADAVGAPNVKKYVSADTSAQALHPALTLQYTLPDQTWSGTTSSADSLTSFNQKKIDYTSDGYKWMLVRDGSDFRLDGMKPEENTWFHTSAIELNAANGSMMIDQDNALHLAYKSLDGPVNYVRGTYNAVTHRWEFGTPVAVNTDSSVNYPDLVAHRAVSGGGWNVHIVSSKHNAATNNALYNRIDITSAGTVGTPSTATVLDSGTLGVPTWPSIDFQHTSASVSNGKAVKDGTPHLYVAWNAGGAGDGLGIRYKQASYSGGGWSWNAEQPVDENQYTLTDRDWFLSVYDGSRSVVFGSLRNIADQQNLLVYTMQAPTRVLNLFKGSVPEGKQALYGSGSYDAQGNLYFTGRSGSTGDFVYFKWNRAAGTLSLPELAVPRNGTAYATMKRGDSYSKIELATTNQSGEDASLFDIEHKISLDTIERKFTQYSYDSASRLKYIYLQSGDGIDFTYDAAGNLTRRQLDEQPDTNGTNLLINGSYEVTEQTPGVPPEQTDPNYGWKTYTEPGSSADFQHVDQPVSRGNKAYKLQVSELPVYKSSFVYQTIGVTDNQPFRLSGKIYKEALNQASAVLAVEFLTEDLAVLGSYEQESADASSSYETLLKQGRIPKGTLYAKVYVKVKALGDQASGTIYADQIKLEYVDGNLLNNPGLERTKDDTIVQWTTSIGRVVSATVTADSDAYEGSKALKIAATDIPTAAYAYIHQTKGIGAGETYSLSAAFKATELTNARGVMVVQMLDQNGGQLEWKEVTSNTVGSYQTLSVNGTAPAGAVYINVYIGIKGAGGGGQGTVYWDKARLEINQP, via the coding sequence TTGCTCATTCAGCTTTTTTCCGGCACTGTATTTGCTTCTGACAATCGTTCGCTGGATTTGCCGCCTGTTGAAACCATCCAGGTTCCAGAGAGCCCGGTTCCTTCTACAGACCCTTCATTACTGGAGCCAGTGTCTACTTTAGATAAGGCACAGCCCGATGACCCCGTCTCAGTTACCGAGATTGTGTATCAAAGAACACCGGTTCCCGGTAAACCTTCACCCTCGCTCGAACTGAAAGATAAACGTACCTCTAACACCAAGACCTATCAGCTTTCCGAAGACACCTATGAAACCCTCATCAGCACTGAAGCTCTCCATTATCAGGATCGCAGCGGAGATTGGCAGGATATTTCCTTATTGCTCACTGACGAAGAAGATATTGTTGAGCAATTAAACGAGCCGCTATCCAAAGATGCTCTGCCTGAGCTACAGCTGCCTTTAACTACAGACTCTGCTGCCAGATCAAGTGTAAACCGAAATGCAGCAAGTCTCCCCCAAGATGCTTACCGTGCTTTACAAGTACCCTTTGATATTAAAATCAACAAACAGTTCACAAAAGGATACACGATTGGCAAAGGGGACGACCGCCTGTCCTTTGTACCCGTAGGCGCTAACGCTTCAAAAGCGGAACCGTTAGTAAGTGAGGATGGAAGCTCCGTTATCCGGTACGTATCTGCCTGGGAATCCACTTATGTAGATCTCCAGCTGATCCCTGACGGCGTCAAAGAAACCATTGTTCTTACTTCATCATCCGCACCTGCTACGTTCAGTTATGAGGTGACTTCGGGAATCGATGAAAATTTGATTCAGGGAGACCTGCGAATTGAACCAGCTTGGCTTATAGACGATGCAGGCGTTTTTCGTGACGTTCCGCAAACAGTACGGACAGAAGGCGGTAGAACCTATCTCGATTTAAAACCGGATCTTAGCCATTTAACATATCCTGTGCGGATCGATCCGACAGTGGTTCTGCGTTCTACCAACAACCAGACCAAGGACACAACCATTAATGCCTATGAACCGAACCGGAATTATGATGATGCCGCCCGGCTATACACAGGTAAAGATGTCAATGGTAACCACTTCCGCTCTCTGGTTCAGTTTGATCTGAGCCAAATTCCTGAGGGAGAATACCGCGTCATTGATGCCTATCTTACGCTCTATCAAACAGCTGAAAATGAATATAACAACAATACAAAAGTAAATCTTCAACGGATAACGAATGTGTGGGAAGAAAACACCGTCACATGGAATACACAGCCTGGTTATGCAGCTAATGCAGAAGGTGAGCCTTACGCTACTTCTGCCGTTGTTGGAGAAGGTGCACAGGCCTTTTACATCAAGGAGCTGGCAGAAGAATGGCTGAACGGGCTTCATCCAAACTATGGTGTAGAGCTGCATGCAGATGCAGTTGGAGCACCGAATGTAAAAAAATACGTTTCAGCCGATACAAGCGCACAAGCGCTGCATCCGGCACTGACCTTGCAGTACACACTGCCGGATCAGACCTGGAGTGGAACGACATCCAGTGCAGATTCCTTGACATCCTTTAATCAGAAAAAAATAGACTATACCTCCGACGGATATAAATGGATGCTGGTCCGTGACGGCAGTGACTTCCGTCTGGACGGGATGAAGCCGGAGGAGAATACCTGGTTCCATACCAGTGCTATAGAACTGAATGCAGCCAATGGCTCCATGATGATTGACCAAGATAATGCTCTGCATTTAGCTTATAAATCGCTGGATGGGCCGGTCAACTATGTGCGGGGAACCTACAACGCAGTTACCCACCGCTGGGAATTTGGCACTCCAGTGGCGGTTAATACGGACTCTTCAGTAAACTATCCGGATCTCGTGGCGCATCGTGCTGTCTCAGGCGGGGGATGGAACGTTCATATTGTCAGCTCCAAACACAATGCAGCTACCAATAATGCACTTTACAACCGTATAGATATCACTTCAGCCGGAACAGTCGGAACACCAAGTACGGCAACCGTGCTGGATAGCGGAACACTTGGAGTGCCTACATGGCCGTCCATTGATTTCCAGCATACTTCAGCTTCTGTAAGCAACGGTAAAGCCGTCAAGGACGGAACCCCACATTTATATGTTGCCTGGAATGCAGGAGGAGCAGGAGACGGACTTGGCATCCGCTACAAACAGGCGTCTTACAGCGGAGGGGGCTGGAGCTGGAATGCTGAACAGCCGGTGGATGAAAACCAATATACACTAACCGACCGTGACTGGTTCCTGAGCGTGTATGACGGCAGCCGGTCAGTAGTCTTCGGTTCGCTCCGTAATATTGCAGATCAGCAGAATCTGCTTGTGTATACTATGCAGGCTCCAACCAGAGTTTTGAATTTATTTAAAGGCTCCGTGCCTGAGGGCAAGCAGGCGCTTTACGGATCTGGCAGTTATGATGCGCAGGGAAACCTGTACTTTACAGGACGTTCAGGAAGTACCGGAGACTTTGTCTACTTTAAATGGAACCGCGCTGCCGGTACATTATCCCTGCCGGAGCTGGCTGTACCCCGCAATGGAACAGCTTATGCAACGATGAAGCGCGGAGACAGCTACAGTAAGATTGAGCTTGCTACGACGAATCAATCTGGTGAAGATGCAAGTCTCTTTGACATCGAGCACAAGATCAGCCTGGATACTATTGAACGCAAGTTCACCCAGTATTCTTATGATTCCGCATCAAGACTGAAATATATTTACCTTCAGAGCGGGGATGGCATTGATTTTACCTATGATGCAGCAGGGAATTTAACCAGACGTCAGCTGGACGAGCAGCCTGACACAAACGGGACGAATTTGCTGATCAACGGCAGCTATGAAGTAACGGAGCAGACACCGGGAGTACCTCCAGAACAAACAGACCCGAACTACGGCTGGAAGACGTATACAGAGCCGGGCAGCAGCGCGGATTTCCAGCATGTTGACCAGCCCGTCAGCCGGGGCAATAAAGCCTACAAGCTGCAGGTGAGTGAACTGCCGGTCTATAAGAGCAGCTTTGTATATCAAACGATTGGTGTGACTGATAATCAGCCGTTCCGCTTAAGCGGAAAAATATATAAAGAAGCTTTAAATCAAGCCTCTGCAGTACTGGCGGTGGAATTTCTGACAGAAGATCTCGCTGTACTGGGCAGCTATGAACAAGAATCCGCGGATGCCTCTTCATCCTACGAAACCCTGTTGAAGCAGGGCCGGATTCCAAAAGGCACTTTATACGCCAAAGTGTACGTTAAAGTAAAAGCTCTGGGAGATCAGGCTTCGGGCACGATTTACGCAGATCAGATCAAATTGGAATATGTAGACGGCAATCTGCTAAATAATCCGGGGCTGGAACGGACCAAGGACGATACTATCGTTCAATGGACCACTTCGATCGGCAGAGTGGTCAGTGCTACCGTTACAGCCGATTCAGATGCCTATGAAGGCAGTAAGGCGTTGAAAATAGCTGCAACAGATATCCCGACAGCTGCCTATGCTTACATCCACCAAACGAAAGGTATTGGTGCAGGTGAGACCTATTCATTAAGTGCAGCCTTCAAGGCAACGGAATTAACGAATGCAAGAGGAGTAATGGTTGTACAAATGCTGGATCAAAACGGCGGCCAGCTTGAGTGGAAGGAAGTAACAAGTAATACAGTAGGCAGTTACCAGACATTGTCGGTTAATGGAACAGCACCAGCTGGAGCCGTCTATATCAATGTTTATATAGGCATCAAGGGCGCCGGAGGCGGGGGCCAAGGAACGGTATATTGGGACAAAGCACGTTTGGAAATCAACCAACCATAA
- a CDS encoding MFS transporter, with the protein MNKNIWLLLLAKWTSNFGTHFHMLAFPLLVYEKTQSVTLLSLTFIAETLPWLLIGPVIPHLIKNRFSPKAILLYCDFFRFIIVLGTIYFIDHTWIVLSLIFILGTLNSIHGSFRTSIVKSNTDDITLKTTLGISLGIDDVISMIAPVLGALMISNGVSSFNLLLLDALTYLMSAILLIGVKSERYTGEEATQEKQYFVREVTRGFHIIWNHPQLRWLATIEGIRSLVEGISIPLLMLYVVDVLSSSDATFAWSRALSAACAILASLFYIKWSLKISTEKFTKVGTIILIASMAIFSVIHHTVLFFIASALLGLGMAIRQLVSENLLIQVTPARDLPEVASAFNAAISSFYVIGYAISILPEQGIPVTYFFALSAVLLIAGHVLTVGKRSINDSEERSNGTQVNL; encoded by the coding sequence ATGAATAAAAATATATGGCTACTTCTTCTGGCAAAATGGACATCTAATTTCGGGACGCATTTTCATATGCTTGCTTTTCCGTTATTGGTATATGAAAAAACACAGTCAGTCACTCTGCTATCTTTGACGTTTATAGCTGAAACTTTACCTTGGCTTTTAATAGGCCCGGTTATTCCCCATCTGATAAAAAACAGATTTTCTCCTAAAGCGATTCTGCTATATTGTGACTTTTTTAGGTTCATCATTGTTCTAGGAACAATATATTTCATTGATCATACTTGGATTGTACTTAGTTTGATTTTCATATTAGGTACGCTGAATTCTATTCATGGTTCGTTTAGAACGAGTATTGTGAAATCCAATACAGATGACATTACATTAAAAACGACTCTAGGCATCTCACTAGGAATAGATGATGTAATCAGCATGATTGCCCCGGTTTTAGGAGCTCTTATGATCTCAAATGGAGTATCATCCTTTAATCTGCTTTTGCTGGACGCTTTAACCTATTTAATGAGTGCGATCTTACTTATTGGTGTCAAAAGTGAGAGATATACCGGTGAAGAGGCAACTCAAGAGAAGCAGTATTTTGTACGTGAGGTGACCAGAGGGTTTCATATTATCTGGAATCATCCTCAGCTAAGATGGCTAGCCACTATTGAAGGAATACGCTCATTGGTCGAAGGAATCTCCATCCCGTTGTTAATGCTCTATGTAGTGGATGTCTTATCCAGTTCCGATGCTACATTTGCCTGGTCTAGGGCTTTATCTGCAGCCTGTGCAATCCTTGCGTCACTGTTTTACATTAAGTGGAGTTTAAAAATATCAACAGAGAAGTTTACCAAGGTGGGTACAATTATTTTAATTGCCTCAATGGCTATTTTTTCGGTAATTCATCACACCGTTTTGTTTTTTATAGCCTCTGCATTATTGGGCTTAGGAATGGCCATTCGTCAGCTTGTATCTGAAAATCTTCTTATTCAAGTTACACCGGCTAGAGATCTCCCAGAAGTTGCCTCTGCTTTCAATGCAGCAATTTCAAGCTTTTATGTTATAGGTTACGCTATATCCATTTTACCGGAGCAGGGAATTCCTGTTACTTATTTCTTTGCGCTCAGTGCAGTTCTCCTAATTGCAGGGCATGTTCTTACCGTTGGAAAACGTTCTATAAACGATTCAGAGGAGAGAAGCAATGGAACCCAAGTTAACCTTTGA
- a CDS encoding M28 family peptidase: protein MGTKLMPITNDNINREETSRLTLQYLNELSNEIGPRAAGSENEQKAADYIITKFKEFGYNPHIQPFTSEVQDNKIISSSNIEIIKKGISSTEIMIGAHYDSVEVGEGADDNASSIAVMLYIAEKLNNWKTYYTIRLVAFGAEEAGLKGSRFYVSQMRDSEIQKTMLMINMDSLIAGDHMYVYGYGWRTTEIGGQLAKIFNDYRTSIYTEINESVAGDWSDYAPFKRAGIPCLHLEATNWQLGDKDGYTQVDESLGVIGKIWHTKYDTIDYISRTFPGRIENHLLVFSRLLHDIMTKIK from the coding sequence GTGGGGACCAAATTGATGCCAATTACTAATGATAATATTAATCGAGAAGAAACATCCCGTTTAACCTTACAGTATTTAAATGAACTGTCGAATGAAATTGGTCCAAGGGCAGCAGGATCAGAAAATGAACAAAAGGCAGCTGACTATATTATTACTAAATTTAAGGAGTTTGGATACAATCCGCATATCCAGCCGTTTACTTCTGAAGTGCAAGACAATAAAATAATAAGCTCCAGTAATATTGAGATTATTAAAAAGGGCATTTCTTCAACTGAAATAATGATTGGCGCACATTATGATTCCGTCGAAGTGGGTGAAGGTGCGGATGATAATGCATCTTCAATTGCTGTTATGCTTTATATAGCTGAAAAACTAAATAACTGGAAAACTTATTATACGATTAGACTTGTAGCTTTTGGAGCTGAAGAAGCTGGATTAAAAGGTTCAAGATTCTATGTATCCCAAATGCGAGATAGCGAAATTCAGAAGACAATGTTAATGATAAATATGGATAGTCTTATTGCTGGAGATCATATGTACGTTTATGGTTATGGTTGGAGAACAACAGAGATAGGGGGACAGCTAGCTAAGATTTTTAATGATTATAGGACTAGCATCTATACAGAAATAAATGAGTCTGTTGCTGGAGATTGGAGTGATTACGCTCCATTTAAAAGAGCGGGGATACCTTGTCTTCATTTAGAGGCTACAAATTGGCAGTTGGGCGATAAAGATGGCTATACGCAAGTTGATGAATCATTAGGGGTTATAGGGAAAATATGGCACACAAAGTATGACACGATTGATTACATCAGTCGAACTTTTCCAGGCAGGATAGAGAACCATCTTCTGGTCTTTTCTAGGCTGTTACATGATATCATGACCAAAATAAAGTAA
- a CDS encoding ThiF family adenylyltransferase, translated as MKESCNSIILAPYVAVGYSQGILNLGFGSLNVKVTEKNLQLIVLELCAFFKNAHEEEEAYKLPFEKELIHEGLSILKSKSYLVRDSVWKEVPVFFQRMSLALLSEGIDPVQAFKNISTKEIMIMGCGAIGTSMAMLLATIGIKRLILIDEDLYDESNTGRSTHITPSMIGKNKAQALRDIVIEKNPLINVEAHSKKLEQDVEYILPSCGFVILSADSSYLLKTVNAICVRQKIPFMQVGYAHDQAVWGPLVVPGETGCIACRSHTLQPSSLNEREKELLAFINTGYIAPAPSYLAQFSVSLAIEDLVRFFTNRRARALNHQIAVSMHDLQVQNLAYHSSEHCFCQTRY; from the coding sequence ATGAAAGAATCGTGTAACTCCATTATCTTGGCTCCGTATGTAGCTGTAGGATACAGTCAAGGAATCTTAAACTTGGGATTTGGTTCTCTAAACGTAAAAGTGACCGAAAAAAATCTTCAACTGATTGTTTTGGAGTTATGCGCATTTTTTAAAAACGCCCATGAAGAAGAGGAAGCGTATAAACTTCCTTTTGAAAAAGAACTCATTCATGAAGGTCTGTCTATACTTAAAAGCAAAAGCTATTTGGTGAGGGACTCCGTATGGAAAGAAGTTCCTGTGTTTTTTCAACGGATGTCGTTGGCCCTTCTTTCTGAGGGTATAGATCCGGTACAAGCTTTTAAGAATATTTCAACAAAAGAGATTATGATTATGGGATGCGGAGCGATTGGGACTTCAATGGCAATGCTTTTGGCTACTATAGGGATAAAGCGGTTAATTCTAATCGATGAAGACCTCTATGATGAGAGTAACACAGGAAGAAGTACTCATATCACGCCTAGTATGATTGGAAAGAATAAAGCACAGGCCCTAAGAGATATAGTAATAGAAAAAAATCCTTTAATAAATGTAGAGGCTCACTCTAAAAAGCTTGAACAGGATGTGGAATATATTCTTCCTTCTTGTGGTTTTGTTATTTTAAGTGCCGATTCTAGTTATCTACTTAAAACAGTAAACGCGATTTGTGTCAGGCAAAAGATTCCGTTTATGCAGGTAGGGTATGCCCACGATCAAGCGGTTTGGGGTCCCCTTGTTGTACCAGGAGAAACAGGCTGCATTGCTTGCAGAAGTCATACATTGCAGCCATCATCCTTAAACGAACGTGAAAAGGAGCTTTTAGCCTTTATTAACACAGGTTATATTGCCCCGGCACCGTCATATCTGGCACAATTTTCGGTTAGCTTAGCAATAGAGGATCTTGTGCGCTTTTTTACGAATCGAAGAGCAAGGGCCTTAAATCATCAAATTGCAGTATCTATGCATGATTTACAGGTTCAAAATTTAGCATATCATTCATCGGAACATTGTTTCTGTCAAACGCGTTATTAG
- the sigK gene encoding RNA polymerase sporulation sigma factor SigK, whose translation MPGIISTIALLIKELTLLVSYVRNNAFPQPLSEQDESKYLGMMAEGDAKARNLLIEHNLRLVAHIVKKFDNTGEDMEDLISIGTIGLIKAIESYRPNKGTKLATFAARCIENEILMHLRSLKKTRKDVSLHDPIGTDKEGNEITLIDILGSETDDVIKEVDLKIEKSKIYRNLDILDEREKEVVVGRFGLDTGGEERTQREIAKDLGISRSYVSRIEKRALMKLYHEFYKAKR comes from the coding sequence TTGCCAGGGATCATAAGTACAATCGCGCTGCTGATTAAAGAGTTAACGCTGCTGGTGTCGTATGTAAGAAACAACGCTTTTCCACAACCACTCTCCGAGCAAGACGAAAGTAAATACTTAGGCATGATGGCAGAGGGTGATGCTAAAGCCCGGAATCTATTAATAGAGCATAATCTGCGCTTGGTAGCCCACATAGTTAAAAAATTCGATAATACTGGGGAAGACATGGAGGACCTGATCTCCATTGGCACCATCGGATTAATCAAAGCCATTGAGAGCTATCGGCCGAACAAGGGTACTAAGCTCGCCACTTTTGCGGCCCGATGTATTGAAAACGAAATCCTAATGCACCTTCGGTCATTGAAAAAGACGCGTAAGGATGTCTCCCTCCACGATCCAATTGGGACAGACAAAGAGGGGAACGAGATCACGTTGATTGATATACTTGGCTCCGAGACAGATGATGTGATTAAGGAAGTTGACTTAAAAATCGAGAAGAGCAAAATCTACCGCAACCTCGATATTCTCGATGAACGGGAGAAGGAAGTCGTCGTCGGCCGTTTCGGCCTGGACACCGGCGGGGAGGAGCGGACGCAGCGGGAGATTGCGAAGGATCTGGGGATCTCGCGGAGTTATGTGTCGCGGATAGAGAAAAGAGCGCTGATGAAGCTTTATCATGAGTTTTATAAGGCAAAGCGATGA